A window of Aquitalea denitrificans contains these coding sequences:
- a CDS encoding PilW family protein — protein sequence MIKYPAPAARHADRFQAGFTMLELMVSVTISFFILLAVSNIFIANQQTLTAQSGNALMTDNGRIGLAVIGRLLKQSGYCDEASYSSTNASGNWVIPCNHINNSAASGSTGSDAYSQISVAASAGVAIASGSTSFTLSNGSSASLSAMGQNSDTLTISYITGPQSTSYTGMPDCLGNPSPAASNVIVTNTFKIKVQGVGTGSNPQVIRPQLWCDVTWSDINGNALSSSLTSNLVSSGVVAENIERIGVLLGVDSASDGMADYYTPPSSSISMNKVYSVRVVLLARQDPVYNQMRAEAFSGTTFNMFGANYGATVGSTDNSWVRPLASGTVACSVSNPCWARRLYDSTFVLRNRMP from the coding sequence ATGATCAAGTATCCCGCACCTGCAGCAAGACATGCTGACCGCTTCCAGGCCGGCTTTACCATGCTGGAGCTGATGGTATCGGTCACCATCTCCTTTTTCATTTTGCTGGCCGTCAGCAATATCTTCATTGCCAATCAGCAGACGCTGACAGCGCAGTCGGGCAATGCGCTGATGACGGATAACGGCCGTATCGGCCTGGCGGTGATTGGCCGCTTGCTGAAGCAGTCCGGCTATTGCGATGAAGCCTCCTACAGTTCGACCAATGCCAGTGGCAACTGGGTGATTCCCTGCAATCACATCAACAATTCGGCTGCATCCGGTAGTACCGGCTCGGATGCCTACTCGCAGATCAGCGTGGCGGCATCCGCTGGGGTGGCCATTGCCAGTGGTTCCACCAGCTTTACCCTGAGCAATGGCAGCAGCGCCAGTCTGAGTGCCATGGGGCAGAATAGCGATACCCTGACCATCAGCTATATCACCGGGCCGCAGTCCACCTCCTATACCGGTATGCCAGACTGCCTGGGCAATCCGTCGCCGGCGGCCAGCAATGTGATTGTGACCAATACCTTCAAGATCAAGGTGCAGGGAGTGGGCACCGGCAGCAATCCGCAGGTAATCCGCCCACAGCTGTGGTGCGATGTCACCTGGAGTGATATCAACGGTAATGCGCTGTCCAGTTCGCTGACCAGCAACCTGGTTTCTTCCGGTGTGGTGGCAGAAAACATCGAGCGTATCGGTGTGCTGCTGGGTGTGGACAGCGCCAGCGACGGCATGGCGGATTATTACACCCCGCCAAGTTCCTCCATCAGCATGAACAAGGTGTATTCAGTGCGCGTGGTGCTGCTGGCACGACAGGACCCGGTGTACAACCAGATGCGGGCCGAAGCGTTCAGTGGCACTACCTTCAATATGTTCGGTGCCAATTACGGGGCAACCGTGGGCTCGACCGATAACTCCTGGGTGAGGCCGCTGGCGTCTGGCACGGTGGCATGCAGTGTCAGCAATCCTTGCTGGGCACGCCGGCTGTATGACTCCACCTTTGTTTTGCGCAACAGGATGCCATGA
- the pilV gene encoding type IV pilus modification protein PilV — translation MTRHAAGCVRREAGVTMIEVLVVLVIVAIGLLGVAALQLNNLRYSSMSSGRQQATLVAEQLADRIRANPNADYSTASGGYSGNCYSATTNCPSTTSVNRAAFDLSEIQTIAASSGLSNPAVTVSKVSSGSVVFGYQVLVSWQERATSTASQVTTASMAVLVKP, via the coding sequence ATGACACGACATGCTGCGGGGTGTGTCCGGCGTGAAGCCGGGGTGACCATGATCGAGGTGTTGGTGGTGTTGGTGATCGTGGCGATTGGCTTGCTTGGCGTGGCTGCCTTGCAACTGAACAATCTGCGTTACTCCAGCATGAGTAGCGGGCGCCAGCAGGCGACATTGGTGGCGGAGCAGCTGGCAGACCGGATTCGTGCCAATCCCAATGCGGATTACTCTACGGCATCGGGTGGCTATAGCGGCAATTGTTACTCTGCCACCACCAATTGCCCGTCGACGACCTCGGTCAATCGGGCGGCATTTGATCTGAGCGAAATCCAGACTATTGCTGCCAGCAGTGGCCTGAGCAACCCGGCAGTGACGGTGAGCAAGGTGTCCAGTGGCTCGGTAGTGTTCGGTTATCAGGTTCTGGTCAGTTGGCAGGAGCGGGCAACCAGCACGGCTTCCCAGGTGACAACGGCCTCGATGGCGGTATTGGTGAAACCATGA
- a CDS encoding pilus assembly PilX family protein, protein MMRHLLTYPRQRGAALVIALVLLVAMMLIGLTAFYSSKQEERLARAGRDGLVAREAAEAALRYAEGQIASGVITSNLGFNSCPNSASTGLCSNYASGPMSVLLASAAIATSPTTVATVPATAWNGGSLGSYSLQAPRYAIEAIPDQAAGSDASTESYIYRITGWGFGFNSNIVTVTESIYRPAQ, encoded by the coding sequence ATGATGCGCCATCTGCTCACCTATCCAAGACAACGGGGCGCGGCGCTAGTGATTGCGCTGGTACTGCTGGTGGCCATGATGCTGATTGGCCTGACGGCATTCTATTCGTCGAAGCAGGAAGAACGTCTGGCGCGTGCAGGGCGGGACGGGTTGGTTGCCCGCGAGGCTGCCGAGGCGGCCTTGCGTTATGCCGAAGGGCAGATTGCCAGCGGCGTGATCACCAGTAATCTCGGCTTTAACAGTTGCCCCAATAGCGCATCGACCGGCCTGTGCTCCAACTACGCCAGCGGCCCCATGAGCGTGCTGCTGGCATCGGCGGCGATTGCCACTTCACCTACTACCGTGGCAACCGTACCGGCGACGGCGTGGAATGGCGGCAGTCTGGGCAGTTACAGCCTGCAGGCCCCGCGTTATGCCATCGAAGCTATTCCGGATCAGGCTGCGGGCAGTGACGCGAGTACGGAAAGCTATATCTACCGGATTACCGGCTGGGGCTTCGGTTTCAACAGCAATATCGTGACGGTAACTGAGTCCATTTATCGTCCGGCGCAGTAA